The following coding sequences lie in one Arachis hypogaea cultivar Tifrunner chromosome 9, arahy.Tifrunner.gnm2.J5K5, whole genome shotgun sequence genomic window:
- the LOC112712108 gene encoding cytochrome P450 CYP73A100: MGLQLKKPVFYTSIITLALTLITKLLCCQLSIPFPSSNFVVAVATLVFTLFLYLNKNSSTTLPPGPLSVPIFGNWLQVGNDLNHRLLASYSQNYGPVFLLKLGSKNLVVVSDPELATQVLHSQGVEFGSRPRNVVFDIFTGNGQDMVFTVYGDHWRKMRRIMTLPFFTNKVVHNYSNMWEEEMDLVVHDLNGNVEKVRSEGIVIRRRLQLMLYNIMYRMMFDAKFESQEDPLFIEATKFNSERSRLAQSFEYNYGDFIPLLRPFLRGYLNKCKDLQTRRLAFFNNYYIEKRRNIMAANGEKHKISCAIDHIIDAEMKGEISEENVLYIVENINVAAIETTLWSMEWAIAELVNHPEVQRKIRDEISKVLKDQTVTECNLHELPYLQATVKETLRLHTPIPLLVPHMNLEEANLGGYKIPKESKVVVNAWWLANNPAWWKKPQEFRPERFLEEESETEAVAGGKVDFRFLPFGVGRRSCPGIILAMPILALIIAKLVTNFDMKPPNGSNKIDVTEKGGQFSLHIANHSTVSFHPIN; this comes from the exons ATGGGACTTCAACTCAAGAAACCAGTCTTTTACACTAGTATTATTACACTAGCACTTACCTTAATTACAAAACTCTTGTGTTGTCAACTTTCTATTCCTTTCCCTTCCTCGAATTTCGTTGTTGCTGTTGCCACTCTTGTGTTTACGTTGTTCCTATACTTGAACAAGAACTCTTCTACCACACTCCCTCCAGGGCCTCTCTCTGTTCCTATATTTGGAAATTGGTTACAAGTTGGCAATGATCTCAACCACCGTCTTCTAGCTTCATACTCACAAAACTATGGCCCCGTTTTCCTTCTCAAACTTGGTTCCAAGAACTTGGTTGTGGTATCTGATCCAGAACTTGCCACCCAAGTCCTCCATTCACAAGGTGTTGAATTCGGCTCTCGCCCTCGAAACGTTGTGTTTGATATCTTCACTGGCAATGGACAAGACATGGTGTTCACTGTTTATGGTGATCATTGGCGCAAGATGCGAAGGATAATGACCCTGCCATTTTTCACCAACAAGGTTGTCCATAACTACAGCAACATGTGGGAAGAAGAGATGGATTTGGTGGTGCATGATCTCAATGGGAATGTTGAGAAAGTGAGGAGCGAAGGGATAGTTATCAGAAGGAGGCTTCAGCTGATGCTGTATAACATCATGTATAGAATGATGTTTGATGCAAAGTTTGAGTCTCAAGAGGACCCTTTGTTCATTGAGGCTACCAAGTTTAACTCTGAAAGAAGCCGTTTGGCACAGAGCTTTGAGTACAACTATGGAGATTTTATACCTCTGCTTAGACCCTTCTTGAGGGGCTACCTCAACAAGTGCAAGGACTTGCAAACTAGGAGGTTGGCATTTTTCAACAACTATTACATTGAGAAAAGGAG AAATATAATGGCTGCTAATGGAGAAAAGCACAAGATAAGCTGTGCAATTGATCACATCATAGATGCTGAGATGAAGGGAGAAATAAGTGAAGAAAATGTGCTTTACATTGTAGAGAACATAAATGTTGCAGCAATAGAGACAACACTGTGGTCAATGGAGTGGGCAATAGCAGAGTTGGTGAACCATCCAGAAGTCCAAAGAAAGATTCGTGATGAGATATCAAAAGTGCTTAAAGACCAAACAGTTACAGAATGTAACCTGCATGAACTGCCATATCTACAAGCCACAGTGAAAGAGACACTAAGACTTCACACCCCAATTCCTCTACTTGTGCCACACATGAACCTTGAGGAAGCAAATCTAGGAGGGTACAAGATTCCAAAGGAGTCCAAGGTGGTAGTGAATGCATGGTGGCTTGCAAATAACCCTGCATGGTGGAAGAAGCCTCAAGAGTTTAGGCCAGAGAGGTTCTTGGAAGAGGAGAGTGAGACAGAAGCAGTGGCTGGAGGGAAGGTTGATTTCAGATTCTTGCCATTTGGTGTTGGAAGGAGGAGTTGCCCTGGGATCATTCTTGCAATGCCAATTCTGGCTTTGATCATTGCAAAGTTGGTAACAAACTTTGACATGAAACCTCCAAATGGATCAAACAAGATTGATGTCACTGAAAAAGGAGGCCAATTCAGCTTGCACATTGCTAACCATTCCACTGTTTCTTTTCATCCAATTAATTAG
- the LOC112712110 gene encoding uncharacterized protein: MADEPLYPIAVLIDELKNDDIQLRLNSIRRLSTIARALGEERTRRELIPFLSENNDDDDEVLLAMAEELGVFIPYVGGVEHASVLLPPLETLCTVEETCVRDKAVESLCRIGSQMRENDLVEHFIPLVKRLAAGEWFTARVSACGLFHIAYPSAPEPSKAELRSTYSQLCQDDMPMVRRSAASNLGKFAATVEYAHLKADIMSIFDDLTQDDQDSVRLLAVEGCAALGKLLEPQDCVAHILPVIANFSQDKSWRVRYMVANQLYELCEAVGPEPTRTELVPAYVRLLRDNEAEVRIAAAGKVTKFCRILSPDLAIQHILPCVKELSSDSSQHVRSALASVIMGMAPVLGKEATIEQLLPIFLSLLKDEFPDVRLNIISKLDQVNQVIGIDLLSQSLLPAIVELAEDRHWRVRLAIIEYIPLLASQLGVGFFDDKLGALCMQWLQDKVHSIREAAANNLKRLAEEFGPEWAMQHIVPQVLDMISNPHYLYRMTVLRAISLLAPVMGAEITCSRLLPVVIAASKDRVPNIKFNVAKVLESIFPIVDQSVVEKTIRPCLVELSEDPDVDVRFFSNQALQAIDHVMMSS, translated from the exons ATGGCTGATGAACCGTTATATCCGATAGCGGTGCTTATAGATGAGCTGAAGAATGATGACATCCAGCTACGGTTGAACTCTATTCGCAGGCTTTCCACGATTGCACGTGCACTTGGCGAGGAGCGAACGCGAAGGGAGTTAATTCCGTTCTTGAGtgaaaataatgatgatgatgatgaggtgcTTCTTGCTATGGCAGAAGAGTTGGGAGTGTTCATTCCTTATGTTGGTGGAGTGGAGCATGCTAGTGTGTTGCTCCCACCTCTTGAGACACTTTGCACTGTTGAGGAAACTTGTGTCAGGGATAAAGCAGTTGAGTCACTTTGTAGAATTGGATCTCAAATGAGAGAAAATGATTTGGTTGAACATTTCATCCCATTGGTGAAG AGGTTGGCAGCAGGTGAATGGTTTACTGCCCGAGTATCTGCATGTGGATTATTTCATATTGCATATCCAAGTGCACCAGAACCGTCAAAGGCAGAGCTAAGGTCGACATACAGTCAGTTATGTCAAGATGACATGCCAATGGTTAGGAGGTCTGCTGCATCAAATCTTGGAAAATTTGCTGCAACAGTTGAATATGCTCATTTGAAGGCAGACATCATGTCAATTTTTGATGATCTTACTCAAGATg ATCAAGATTCTGTTAGATTGTTAGCTGTGGAGGGTTGTGCAGCTCTTGGCAAGCTGTTGGAGCCTCAAGATTGTGTTGCGCATATACTCCCGGTTATTGCTAACTTCTCCCAG GATAAGTCCTGGCGCGTACGGTACATGGTTGCAAATCAATTATATGAGCTCTGTGAAGCTGTAGGCCCCGAACCTACAAG GACGGAACTGGTGCCTGCCTATGTGCGGTTGCTTCGAGATAATGAAGCTGAAGTACGCATAGCAGCTGCTGGAAAAGTGACCAAATTTTGCAGGATTTTAAGTCCAGATCTTGCGATTCAGCACATTCTTCCTTGTGTGAAG GAACTGTCATCAGATTCTTCACAGCATGTACGTTCTGCTTTGGCTTCAGTAATAATGGGAATGGCTCCTGTATTAGGAAAG GAGGCAACAATCGAGCAGCTTCTTCCTATTTTCCTTTCCCTTTTGAAGGATGAATTTCCTGATGTGCGCCTAAACATCATCAGCAAGCTTGATCAAGTAAATCAG GTTATTGGAATTGATCTGTTATCTCAATCTTTATTACCTGCCATTGTTGAACTTGCTGAGGATAGGCATTGGAGGGTCCGGCTTGCAATAATTGAATATATACCCTTATTGGCAAGTCAATTGGGGGTTGGGTTCTTTGATGACAAGCTTGGTGCTCTTTGCATGCAATGGTTACAGGACAAG GTTCATTCAATTCGTGAAGCTGCTGCTAACAACTTGAAACGCCTTGCTGAAGAATTTGGTCCTGAATGGGCTATGCAGCACATAGTTCCACAG GTTTTGGATATGATTAGCAATCCACACTACTTGTATCGAATGACCGTTCTTAGAGCAATCTCTCTGCTTGCTCCTGTCATGGGTGCTGAAATCACTTGTTCAAGGTTGTTGCCTGTTGTTATTGCTGCATCAAAAGATAG AGTGCCCAACATCAAGTTCAATGTGGCAAAGGTATTAGAGTCCATCTTCCCCATCGTTGATCAGTCT GTGGTGGAGAAGACAATCCGTCCATGTTTGGTTGAGCTCAGCGAGGATCCCGATGTTGATGTGCGATTTTTTTCCAACCAAGCTCTTCAGGCAATCGATCATGTCATGATGTCTAGCTAG
- the LOC112712109 gene encoding uncharacterized protein: MGKKLDALLGRNFKASKFTATVNLALSRLAILKNKRHAHLKLARSDVHQLLQLGHHDRALLRAEHVIKEQNMLDVYDKIEGYCNLLFERVHLIAQERECPEELKEAASGLLYMASRCGDLPEILEIRAMLTSRFGKEFAARAIELRNNCGVDPQLIQKLSTRMPSLESRTKVLKDIASENNIILLIEEVSSVTIEEQVNVVKQNQQETRLKEEENLHNLPSKEKDGESIDSFKAMKKYKDVADAAKAAFESAAQAAAAARAALELSQSSPHGPDDDHNSPSPGPRKFLDEQDSDFVEVVPRLEDSADEISNGESVSLVAETEADSLVKELEFDESDDEADNKDKSNQTSKQTPRVSNDVPESKMHSKPHLDLEKRPFSVRTRHGY; the protein is encoded by the exons ATGGGTAAGAAACTGGATGCTCTGTTAGGTAGAAACTTTAAGGCTTCAAAGTTTACGGCAACCGTTAATCTTGCCTTATCTCGCCTCGCTATCCTAAAAAACAAGCGCCATGCACATCTCAAACTAGCCCGTTCTGACGTTCATCAActtctccaacttggtcaccATGATCGCGCTCTCCTCCGA GCTGAGCATGTGATCAAGGAGCAGAATATGCTGGATGTATATGACAAGATTGAAGGATACTGCAACCTCTTGTTTGAGAGGGTCCACCTCATTGCACAAGAGAG AGAATGCCCGGAGGAACTAAAAGAGGCTGCATCAGGATTACTCTACATGGCTTCAAGGTGTGGAGATTTACCAGAGATTCTAGAGATTCGTGCAATGTTGACATCAAGATTTGGGAAGGAGTTTGCTGCTCGTGCTATTGAGTTAAGAAATAACTGTGGTGTTGATCctcag TTGATACAAAAGCTTTCCACAAGGATGCCAAGCTTGGAAAGCAGAACGAAGGTACTCAAAGATATTGCTTCTGAGAACAACATTATTCTACTGATTGAAGAAGTTTCTTCTGTTACAATTGAG GAACAAGTCAATGTTGTAAAACAAAATCAGCAGGAGACTAGGctaaaagaagaagagaacctcCACAATTTGCCTAGTAAAGAAAAAGATGGGGAGTCAATTGATTCCTTTAAAGCTATGAAGAAGTATAAGGATGTAGCTGATGCTGCAAAAGCTGCTTTCGAATCAGCAGCACAAGCAGCCGCTGCTGCAAGAGCTGCTCTGGAACTCTCACAATCCAGTCCTCACGGTCCTGATGATGATCATAATAGTCCAAGCCCCGGACCAAGAAAATTCTTGGATGAACAAGATTctgattttgtggaagttgtcCCTCGGCTGGAAGATTCAGCTGATGAGATTTCAAATGGGGAGTCCGTGTCATTGGTTGCAGAAACCGAGGCTGATTCACTTGTGAAGGAACTAGAATTTGATGAGAGTGATGATGAGGCTGATAATAAAGACAAGAGTAATCAAACTTCTAAGCAGACACCAAGAGTATCAAATGATGTTCCAGAATCCAAGATGCATAGCAAACCTCATTTGGATTTGGAGAAGAGGCCGTTTTCAGTGAGAACTAGACATGGTTACTGA
- the LOC112712112 gene encoding probable carboxylesterase 17, translating to MAALASSLSLSPQYRTRSKEYQQHHHGSVVEEIKGLIRVHKDGYIERPQVVPCVSSSALSPELKVTSRDMVIDNVTNTWARFYVPNLHHHNKIPLLVYFHGGGFCIGSAAWSCYHDFLAKLSAEVGCMIMSVNYRLAPENPLPAPYDDGIKTLMWVKQQFLYQYNDSEWWTKKCNFSSVFLGGDSAGANIAYNVAIRVSESESALRPLNLKGLVLIQPFFGGEARTASEKSMAESPGSALNLAASDAYWRLALPCGADRDHPWCNPIAKGSVKLKNLLVPTLVCISEMDILKDRNLEFCDALAKEGITVEYSVFKGVGHAFQILSKSHISKYTTHQMMSCLKSFIMSL from the coding sequence ATGGCTGCTCTTGCATCAAGCCTAAGCCTTAGTCCACAATACAGAACAAGAAGCAAAGAATATCAACAACATCATCATGGTTCTGTTGTTGAGGAAATCAAAGGGCTTATTAGAGTTCACAAAGATGGATACATAGAACGACCTCAAGTTGTTCCATGTGTCAGTTCTTCAGCTCTGAGTCCGGAACTAAAAGTTACATCAAGAGACATGGTCATTGACAACGTTACAAACACATGGGCACGTTTCTATGTTCCAAATCTCCACCATCACAATAAGATACCTTTGCTGGTGTATTTTCATGGTGGTGGCTTCTGCATTGGATCAGCAGCATGGAGTTGCTACCATGATTTCCTCGCTAAGCTATCTGCTGAAGTAGGGTGCATGATTATGTCAGTGAACTACCGATTGGCACCGGAGAATCCTCTTCCAGCACCATATGATGATGGAATAAAGACACTAATGTGGGTGAAACAACAATTTCTATACCAATACAATGATAGTGAATGGTGGACTAAGAAATGCAACTTTTCAAGTGTGTTCTTAGGAGGTGACAGTGCAGGTGCTAACATAGCTTACAACGTTGCCATAAGGGTATCTGAATCTGAATCTGCTTTGAGGCCTTTAAACTTGAAGGGACTTGTTCTGATACAACCTTTCTTCGGTGGAGAAGCGAGAACAGCATCTGAGAAATCCATGGCTGAATCACCTGGCTCTGCCCTTAACTTGGCAGCGTCCGATGCCTACTGGCGTCTGGCGCTGCCATGTGGGGCGGACCGTGATCATCCGTGGTGCAATCCTATTGCAAAAGGGTCAGTGAAGTTGAAGAATTTATTGGTGCCAACATTGGTGTGCATATCAGAGATGGATATATTGAAGGATAGGAACTTGGAGTTCTGTGATGCTTTGGCCAAAGAGGGTATCACAGTGGAATATTCTGTCTTCAAAGGTGTCGGCCATGCCTTTCAGATTCTCAGCAAATCTCACATCTCAAAATACACAACACATCAAATGATGTCTTGTCTCAAGTCCTTCATCATGTCTCTCTGA